From Coffea arabica cultivar ET-39 chromosome 10e, Coffea Arabica ET-39 HiFi, whole genome shotgun sequence, one genomic window encodes:
- the LOC113711448 gene encoding G-type lectin S-receptor-like serine/threonine-protein kinase SD2-5: protein MDVEQRLLFAIFLSSLLLSSLPSLTAQKENYNSTAYLPASWINLASESLMINSTGSIIVIPVLLRGSEGPRYVCGFYCNTEGNQCLFGVLISQSRWSNDEYLQSPELVWSANRNNPVQSNATLQLRQDGDLVLANSDGTLIWSSSTRGKPVSGLKLTEMGNLVLFGSKNESIWESFDHPTDSLLLGQKLGPGQKLRASDSATNWSQGRLSLAVGSDGLSAYIESDPPQRYYVSGMNSYPYYEFRNGSLNDLTIPPASGAQFIKFEPDGHLKVYQWREIRFMEVIDLLDPYVGDCGYPMVCGNYGVCSKGQCGCIETTNDQEKSYFSQINFRQPNLGCSRITPISCDDSRDQTLLELSNTSYFAVDSSLDKANMGMEDCKSKCLSNCSCKAAVFYYTDQRDSVLESNGNCLLLNEVFSIINNEDNRGPSYNTTLLVKVQDVYVHSSSSSSSSSDIKLTILGCTFAVLACVVSLICYCLLLLRRILEDSEEPEGHFLNQVPGMPTRYSYEKLKSMTEDFSKKLGEGGFGSVYEGVLSNGTKIAVKCLDGSGQVKDSFLAEVQIIGSIHHVNLVKLIGFCFHKLHRLLVYQYMANGSLDKWICGGKNNQSLPWNARRRIITDIAKGLAYLHEDCSQKIIHFDIKPQNILLDQNFNAKVADFGLSKLVEKDQSRVITRMRGTPGYLAPEWLSSVITEKVDVYSFGIVMLEIICGRKNVDWSKIEEDKHLLSIFKRKAGEERLQDMVDKNNMDMLIHVQEAVEMMEIAAWCLQSDFTKRPSMSLLVKVLDGLVAPETNLDYDFTKPSVVETGAAGHLVIEAENIASQLLPSALSGPR from the coding sequence ATGGATGTAGAGCAGAGATTACTttttgccatttttctttctaGTTTGCTTCTGTCTTCCTTGCCATCTTTGACAGcccaaaaagaaaattacaatTCAACTGCCTATCTTCCTGCTTCCTGGATCAACCTGGCCTCTGAGTCCCTGATGATCAATAGCACAGGTAGTATTATAGTGATACCCGTCCTTCTGAGAGGAAGTGAAGGACCAAGGTATGTGTGCGGCTTCTACTGTAATACGGAAGGTAATCAATGCCTCTTTGGAGTCCTCATTTCTCAAAGCAGGTGGAGTAATGATGAATATCTGCAGTCCCCGGAATTAGTCTGGTCTGCTAACAGGAATAATCCAGTTCAGAGTAATGCAACATTGCAACTTAGGCAAGATGGAGATCTGGTCCTGGCAAATTCTGATGGCACCTTAATATGGTCCAGCAGTACAAGAGGAAAGCCGGTTTCTGGATTGAAGTTGACAGAAATGGGAAACCTTGTGCTATTTGGCTCCAAGAATGAATCCATTTGGGAGTCTTTTGATCATCCCACCGACTCGTTACTTCTGGGACAGAAGTTGGGTCCTGGGCAGAAGCTGAGAGCTAGCGATTCAGCAACCAATTGGAGTCAAGGTCGGCTTTCTCTTGCTGTTGGCTCTGATGGTTTATCAGCTTATATAGAGTCTGATCCGCCACAAAGATACTATGTGTCTGGCATGAACAGCTATCCTTATTATGAGTTCCGAAATGGAAGCTTAAACGACTTGACAATTCCTCCTGCATCAGGAGCGCAATTCATAAAGTTTGAGCCTGATGGGCATTTAAAGGTATATCAGTGGAGAGAGATAAGATTTATGGAGGTTATTGATCTTTTGGACCCATATGTTGGTGATTGTGGATATCCAATGGTCTGTGGCAACTATGGTGTCTGTTCAAAGGGTCAATGTGGTTGTATTGAAACAACCAATGACCAAGAGAAAAGCTATTTCAGCCAAATAAATTTCAGACAACCCAATCTTGGATGCTCACGGATCACTCCAATTTCCTGTGATGACTCCCGTGATCAAACTCTTCTGGAGCTATCAAATACATCTTACTTTGCGGTTGATTCAAGCTTAGACAAAGCAAATATGGGAATGGAGGACTGCAAAAGTAAGTGTCTAAGCAACTGTTCATGCAAAGCAGCTGTCTTTTATTATACAGATCAAAGGGATAGTGTTCTAGAAAGCAACGGCAATTGCTTATTGCTAAATGAAGTTTTCTCTATTATTAACAATGAGGATAATAGAGGACCTTCTTATAATACAACTCTCCTTGTTAAGGTGCAAGATGTTTACGTCCACTCCTCGTCATCATCGTCGTCCTCGTCGGATATTAAACTAACCATACTGGGATGTACATTTGCGGTTTTGGCTTGTGTAGTAAGTTTAATCTGCTATTGCCTGCTTCTTTTAAGGAGAATATTAGAGGATTCCGAAGAACCTGAGGGGCATTTTCTGAACCAGGTACCAGGAATGCCTACAAGATACTCCTATGAGAAGTTGAAATCAATGACAGAAGATTTTAGCAAAAAACTTGGGGAAGGAGGATTTGGTTCAGTTTATGAAGGGGTACTAAGTAATGGCACGAAGATAGCAGTCAAGTGTCTTGATGGTTCGGGTCAAGTGAAGGACTCATTTTTAGCGGAAGTGCAGATAATTGGTAGCATCCACCATGTCAACTTGGTAAAACTCATTGGTTTTTGTTTTCATAAATTGCACCGGCTTTTGGTTTATCAATACATGGCTAACGGATCTTTGGATAAATGGATCTGTGGTGGAAAGAACAACCAATCTCTTCCATGGAATGCAAGGAGAAGAATCATCACAGACATTGCTAAGGGATTGGCTTATCTCCATGAAGACTGCAGTcagaaaataattcattttgacATAAAACCGCAAAACATCCTTTtagatcaaaatttcaatgCAAAAGTTGCTGATTTTGGATTGTCAAAGCTAGTCGAAAAGGATCAGAGCAGAGTTATTACAAGGATGAGAGGAACACCAGGGTATTTGGCTCCTGAatggttgagctcagtgatcaCGGAAAAAGTGGATGTTTATAGCTTTGGCATCGTTATGCTGGAAATCATTTGTGGGCGGAAGAATGTGGATTGGTCTAAGATCGAGGAAGACAAGCATTTGCTTAGTATTTTCAAGAGGAAAGCAGGAGAAGAAAGACTTCAAGACATGGTCGACAAGAATAATATGGACATGCTAATCCACGTTCAAGAAGCTGTGGAGATGATGGAGATTGCTGCATGGTGTCTGCAGAGCGATTTCACCAAGAGGCCTTCAATGTCATTGCTTGTTAAGGTACTGGATGGTTTGGTAGCACCTGAAACCAATCTGGATTATGACTTCACAAAGCCATCCGTAGTTGAAACAGGAGCAGCTGGTCATCTAGTAATTGAAGCTGAAAATATTGCTAGTCAGCTGTTGCCTTCAGCTTTATCTGGACCGAGGTAG